AATTGTTTAATTTGAAGCCTTgcaatcaaatttatcgtCAACCGTTCCTGCTTATGCAAGTTTTCAAACACCGATTCTACTGAGTGTTTATAATGGCTGTATCTTCTTTGTAGATTGTAGGCAGTTCAGATAGCCTTGTGAAACCCCCACAAGCGTAATATACACTTCTAAGAGCCATTATTCATGTACATAATGCATGTaactttaaatttaatatgCTATCGTGTGATTAGTTACTTCAAAAAGTAGGcgtattcaaattttcaaagcCCGAGCCatcaattcatttcattAGAAAAGTATAAGTCAACCGATGTTTCCTTCCAGATTGTGTTCTGATACTTTGTGACAAAGAAAAGTGATAGTATATAAGCATAATTACTTTGGTTATAGTTATTCGAATACGTTATGTCCAAGCCTATTCAGCAGATCATCAAACGGGCATGTTTGGTGATTATCGTTGTTAATGCAATCTATTTATCTAGTTGTTTGATCTTTTACTCGAAGGATAATGAGTCAATAACTCAATCAATCAAGAATAGTATCTTCACACCTACATACTCATATGCCCATATGAAGGCAAGCGATCAAGACGAAGCGACTGCAACAGATTATTGggaagaaatcaaaaaattactTAAAAGGGTTGAGCTGAATGAAGACAATAAATATTGGTTGACTGATGCTAACATATCACATACAAACTTGAAAGTCAATGCAAATGACTTTACAAATAATACCCAGAGCGAAAATTCATGGAATAATAAGAATAGCATATTTTATGATCCAAGGTTAACGCTATCTCtttatatcaattatataaagCATAATTATGGAAAAGACGGCGATCAAGAGGACTTAAGGGTGCCTTTTGATTGGGCAGATTGGGTTGATTTAACCTTATTGAACGAAGACTTAGCTAAGCCTTTGGCTGATAGAAGGAACTGTGACTGGATCAAAAAGTTTACCAAGATTGACCAAAATTCTGATATTTCTGCAATAAAATGTATGGACAACTCCGATTTATCTCCAAATTTACTCAAAGACTTAGGATTTGACTCCCATGAACAACTACCGGGTTATGTGATTTATGGGTATTGTGAGAATAGGGCATTTCATGATACTAGGATCGCTCAGGGTAAATCTTATATTTTCACCCATTTGCAAAATCCATATAAATTggttttcttgaataaagatGGTGGTACATATGAGGTTAATGTTGAAGACTCAAAGAAAGGTATTGCTAAGTCTGGTTTAAtgaatgaatatttatcaaacaatTTTGCAAACAATAAAGAtgtattaaagaaaataaacgTTGAAGGTTCagaattaaatatagatTTTAACCCATctaaagaatttgaatctttgaaaaaaaataaagtCCAACCAAAGCATTTAAAACCTCATGAAGATCCATATCAAATGTATCAGTTGCTACACGACAAggatattattaaaagtcCTAATTTACATTTACCTAAGGAAGCATTCCGTTATTCTAGTTCAATAGTACACGAGAAGTTTACATTGTTAGAAAGATTAAGGAATCTACAAGACCTAACTAGAAAAGAGAACGctttttataattctttaaaacTTTCTAGAGAGCATAATGGAAATAATGAACCGCCATATTTCCAAATGTCAACTTTAGCAGTTATTGGAGATCCTCATAACGTAGATAAAGACCAAGGGTGGCATTATGACTGGAGGTTCTTCAATGGTGGTTTAAATTATGAAAGAGAAGGGTGGACTCAGACCGAATTAACAATTCGTACCAATATCATTTTAGAGAGATTGGTTCGCAATTGGTTCAGATTTGCTGAAGAAAAGGGGCTTGTTTCTTGGCTAATGCATGGACCATTATTATCATGGTATTGGAATGGTTTAACTTTTCCATtcgataatgatattgatatccAAATGCCGGTAAAAGAGTTAGTTAGGTTAGGAGAATATTACAATCAGACACTTGTCATCGAGGACTCAGAGGAAGGATATGGAAAGTATTTGATTGACGTTGGAACGTTTATTCATAATAGAGACATAAGCACAAAAGGTAATCATATTGATGCAAGACTTATAGATGTTGATTCTGGgatttatattgatattacCGGATTAAGTACAAGTAATGCTGCAGTACCACAACTATATTATAGTAACGGAATGTTTGGTGATAATGAAAGAGACATGGAAAAGTTCAATGATAGAAGGAAGCATTTTTACACGTTAAACCAATTAGCCCccttgaaatattcaatgtTAGGAGGAGTTCCAGCTTATGTACCAAACCAAATATCATCTAGATTACAGTTTGAGTATCCTAGTGGCTTAACAAGACCggaatatttaaaatgGCATTTTGTCCCAAAATTAGGATTATGGTTATCTGAAAATCAACTAAAAGGTGCCTTTGATGTAAATGATTATAGCGTATCACTATTCCATGATTCGCAAGTGGATAAAGTTAGCATGATGGAGTTAGTGCTCGATATGTCGGATGAGGAAATGTACaagttattgaaaagtGATGATATGATTTTAAGTGAATATTACAATACCCAAAAGTTGACCAAATTACATGAAATGGAAAAGAAATACTTGTTTgatattaagaatgaatCATCGTCGGAGACTGGAACCATCGATATTATAGTTGAAGATaacaatgaattaaaaacAAATACGAAATTGGAACTcgaatataataaattcgttaacaagaattttaaaATGCATAAACCTTCCacaatttctttgttcCAATATGAGAGATTCGAACAGCCATTGCATCACAAAAAATAGACTCAACTTTTGTATACCTTAGCTAATGATCTAATgaaattgtataataatatttttcgCAGTAATCAGGCCTAGTATTAATGTCGTATCATAGAAATGTCGTCCTCACATATTTTACCGATTCGGCCTAGACCTATATGATTAATCAtggaatataaatatattattgtactttttgatatttaatttatttgttatCCTTATAGTCAAACATATGCTTAGATCTAATCCAATAAATAAGTTAAGATGCCTTTCAAGGTCACTTAGTACGGCTATTCCATCAGTTCCGCAGTTTAAGACATCAATACTTCCAAATGGATTAACGGTGGCCAGTGAAGTTATGCCAGGAACCAAAACAGCTACTGTTGGGGTATGGATTAATGCTGGTTCAAGAGCTGATAATCCGAAGAGTAGTGGTACTGCTCATTTCTTGGAGCATTTGGCGTTCAAGGGAACTGGGAAACGGTctcaattaaatttagaaCTTGAAATTGAGAACTTGGGATCACAGATTAATGCATATACATCTCGTGAGAATACTGTTTATTATACTAAGTGTCTCGAGAATGATATTTCCCAAAACATAGATATTTTAAGTGATTTATTGACAAAATCTAAATTGGAAGCAAGAGCGATTGAAAACGAAAGACATGTTATTTTACAAGAAAGTGACGAAGTGGATAAGATGTATGATGAGGTTGTCTTTGATCATTTACATGCTGTCGCCTTCAAAAATCAAGATCTTGGTAGAACAATCTTGGGACCAAGAGAACTCATTAAGACAATCAATAGGAGTGACTTAGTAAACTATATTCAAACAAATTATAAAGGCGATAGAATGGCATTAATTGGAGTCGGTTGTGTCAATCACGATGAATTGGTTAAGAAAGCTGAACAATTTTTTGGCCATATAAAAAAGAGTGAAATTCCTTTTACTCAAAATGGAGGTGATCTTCCTATATTTTATGGCGATGAAATTAGAATTCAAGACGATTCATTACCTAATACATATGTTGCTTTGGCCGTCGAGGGTGTGAGTTGGTCAGCTCCTGATTTCTTCACTGCATCTGTTGCGAATGGTATTGTCGGAACCTGGGATAGGTCTATTGGAATTGGATCCAATTCACCCTCGCCTTTAGCTGTGACAGCAGCGACTGGTGGCCCAAATCAAACTCCTATTGCCAATTCTTATATGGCTTATACAACATCTTATGCTGATACTGGCTTAATGGGTGTATATTTTACGGCTGAAAAGGATGCAGATTTGAAGTTGTTTGTTGAAGCTGTACAAAAGGAATGGTCCAGATTAAAGTCGAATAATATAactgatgatgaaattgaaaggTCTAAAGCCCAACTAAAGGCCTCATTGGTTTTAGCCTTAGATGATTCAACTGCAATTGCAGAGGATATCGGAAGACAACTTGTCAACACTGGTAATAGGTTGTCGCCAGAGGATGTGTTCGAAAGAGTGGAATCAATTACTAGAAAAGACGTTGTTGATTGGGCTAATTATAGACTTAAAGATAGACCAGTCGCTGTGTCAGCCATTGGTAACGTTAAAACTTTGCCTTCTCATAAAGAGATTACTAAAGGTATGTcattataattgaaataactGTATATAGTAGATTTGttattctatttattgatttaatatacgcaataaatcatttctGTATTATAGCTTCTTCAGCATCaacattttcttcgtcgtctCCTTCTTCGTCGATTTCACTTTCTCCTTGCAATACAGATTCGCTCGGGACtcttttcattatttcaGAAGCCTTAAAAAGCCTTCCTATATTATCAATccatctttttcttttatcCAATAATGCTCTTAAACCACTATTTACAGCTTGTTGCTGAGGAGTTGCAGTTTCcactttctttttcttatttttagCTTTAAGTCTTTTCATGTATGCTTGATCAACTTGTTTATCTAAGTCATCTAATATAGTACAATATTCTTGCCATGcaatttgttcttctaCTATTGGAATTAATCTCTTTTTATTCTTCCTATTTTTAACAGACGCttccttcaattctttctgTAATGACCTAATTTCCGCACAAACttcgtcatcttctttattcTTAATCCACTCATCTGAATCTATAATACTGCCATTATTAGCCTTCTTTACGGAACGACCATTAATTTGAAGTTTATTtttagcttcttcttcacaATTTGGTAAGTTCATAAAGATTCCTATGTAATTCAATTCCCGCTTAAgtctttcttcaattgaatgaaaGTCACTTACTTCCGTCGTTAATTTATAATCTTCACCGGTATTTAATTGCGTAGCGacatcttcttcaaaagggttttcttcttcattgttttcgtcttcttcttctatgGAACGACCTTCATGCGTGCTTAAGATGGCCGATAACAACCGATTCGAAAGCGGTCCGCAAGAAACTTCCTCAGTATAGAGGTTATCatcatccaaatcatcGATCGAACCTTTAGGCTTGAATGAATCTATCGATGGTTGTTGAAATGCTGGAGAATTCAACTTTGAACCCAAACTTGCATCCTCCTCGGCCCATACGTCAGCATAGAAAGGTCCCAACTTAGGAGTAATATATGGTGTAACATTAGGGTCATAACTTTGCTTATCAAGACCCGGTGGAATTACATTTTTTTCACTCaaaaatttgatatcaTCATTCAGAAAGAGCCTAAAGAATGATTCAATGTATGATTGATATGTGGTAAATTGAACTTGATTAGTTGGTGGTTTATTCTTCGAAAAATCGGTATCAGGAATTTTACCTGGTAACATATCCAATAGGTCACGCTCTGGATACGAAGCAACACCATATTTCTTCTTAAGATATTCCTTTCCATGAGTTTCCAAACCCTTGTTATCCTCCGAGAACAATCCTAATTCTGCAATTGCTTCGACAGGCAATGTTTGAGATGTTACAAACTCAGACTTGGGGTTTTTTAATCTAGTGTCGTTATCTTGAGTGTATGAACCTATTTGCACAGGTGGAGTGGGATCATCCTTTGAATTCACAAGCTCATTAGAGTCATCCggtttttcaatttcatcatgtACTTTATTCTTAGTATCCTCCTCCTGTTCATTCTTATCATCACCCTCATTCTCGTattcctcttcttctttgacTTTGACCAGAGTATTAAGTTTTCGCCtttttgataatgtaactgcttcatcatcttcatcggCAGCATTTTGACTAGAGGTTCGCAAGCGATCATTTTTTGTTGTTTGGTGCTCATCATCTATATCTACTTCGTCGATTTtgtcatcatcttcatcgtctaGCGTGTGATTCTTGctgattttcttcaaaatatcagaATCAGTTTGCTCGACTTCAACCAAATCTTTAGAAAGCTTAGTCAAAAGCTTactcaaattcaataatatatttacgCTAGGAATGCTCCTTATAGAATCTCCATCTAGCACGCCAACTGAGGAATCATATGTAAGCTTTAGCTCGTTAATTATATCATCTAACGTGGTTGATGCGGAGTGAGTCTCACTTGAAGCCATGATGTAGCTCGctattttctaatattcaaacaaaCTTTCAATCAAACTATcaatattccaaaattgaacaaaataCGTCAAAATCTTAATGGGTAAAGAAACTAATTCCTTCAGCTATATAAACACTATCAAATGTAGGTTGCTTAACTGTGAATAACAATACTATACAGATATTTAACTCGTAAACATTAATCGTGCTCTACGTTCTTAAAAACagttttgtgtaatttgttttatattcaaaagtGAACAATTAGTAGTATATATACAAGCTATGTGAATTTAATCCGAAAACCTCCtatagataataatagataattatGGGGAATAATTGTTAATATATTGAGCATCTTGCTTTTGCTTAACTTCATCCACCaatcttctaataattttatgCCTAGCAATAGGTGCATCTTCAGGTCTTTTCCAAGATTCTGGAAAAGAAGGTGCAGCCTTTTTGGCATGCATATGGCGAGTATCTACTGGAATGTCTGAAAAGTCATCAGACAAATCCTTTGATGCCTCTAACaatctattgaaaattgaaactaGGTGGCGAGCATTCTGTGTAGCTTCTGCATGTTGGTTACTTGAGAATTTGATGGAGTTTGTATGATGGTTAAATCTGTTAGTAGCCAAGATTTTAAATTTCCTTTGTTGcttttcattcaaattcaagtctTCTATATTACACAGTAACGTAACCTTACGGttcaatgaatttgatCCATCACTGAAATCACTATTAAAAGATAATTTGATTGGAGAATCTTTAGTTGGTTCTGGTTTATATTCTTGACGGAACTTAGCTAATAATGGCATTTCATACGCACTAATTCTATGCAATTGTTCTATTTTTCTCTGTTCATGAGGTGTAGCACCTTTGTCAACAACATTGATATTACTCT
This is a stretch of genomic DNA from Debaryomyces hansenii CBS767 chromosome G complete sequence. It encodes these proteins:
- a CDS encoding DEHA2G16192p (similar to CA2288|IPF5376 Candida albicans), with translation MSKPIQQIIKRACLVIIVVNAIYLSSCLIFYSKDNESITQSIKNSIFTPTYSYAHMKASDQDEATATDYWEEIKKLLKRVESNEDNKYWLTDANISHTNLKVNANDFTNNTQSENSWNNKNSIFYDPRLTLSLYINYIKHNYGKDGDQEDLRVPFDWADWVDLTLLNEDLAKPLADRRNCDWIKKFTKIDQNSDISAIKCMDNSDLSPNLLKDLGFDSHEQLPGYVIYGYCENRAFHDTRIAQGKSYIFTHLQNPYKLVFLNKDGGTYEVNVEDSKKGIAKSGLMNEYLSNNFANNKDVLKKINVEGSELNIDFNPSKEFESLKKNKVQPKHLKPHEDPYQMYQLLHDKDIIKSPNLHLPKEAFRYSSSIVHEKFTLLERLRNLQDLTRKENAFYNSLKLSREHNGNNEPPYFQMSTLAVIGDPHNVDKDQGWHYDWRFFNGGLNYEREGWTQTELTIRTNIILERLVRNWFRFAEEKGLVSWLMHGPLLSWYWNGLTFPFDNDIDIQMPVKELVRLGEYYNQTLVIEDSEEGYGKYLIDVGTFIHNRDISTKGNHIDARLIDVDSGIYIDITGLSTSNAAVPQLYYSNGMFGDNERDMEKFNDRRKHFYTLNQLAPLKYSMLGGVPAYVPNQISSRLQFEYPSGLTRPEYLKWHFVPKLGLWLSENQLKGAFDVNDYSVSLFHDSQVDKVSMMELVLDMSDEEMYKLLKSDDMILSEYYNTQKLTKLHEMEKKYLFDIKNESSSETGTIDIIVEDNNELKTNTKLELEYNKFVNKNFKMHKPSTISLFQYERFEQPLHHKK
- a CDS encoding DEHA2G16214p (similar to uniprot|P10507 Saccharomyces cerevisiae YLR163c MAS1 mitochondrial processing peptidase), translated to MLRSNPINKLRCLSRSLSTAIPSVPQFKTSILPNGLTVASEVMPGTKTATVGVWINAGSRADNPKSSGTAHFLEHLAFKGTGKRSQLNLELEIENLGSQINAYTSRENTVYYTKCLENDISQNIDILSDLLTKSKLEARAIENERHVILQESDEVDKMYDEVVFDHLHAVAFKNQDLGRTILGPRELIKTINRSDLVNYIQTNYKGDRMALIGVGCVNHDELVKKAEQFFGHIKKSEIPFTQNGGDLPIFYGDEIRIQDDSLPNTYVALAVEGVSWSAPDFFTASVANGIVGTWDRSIGIGSNSPSPLAVTAATGGPNQTPIANSYMAYTTSYADTGLMGVYFTAEKDADLKLFVEAVQKEWSRLKSNNITDDEIERSKAQLKASLVLALDDSTAIAEDIGRQLVNTGNRLSPEDVFERVESITRKDVVDWANYRLKDRPVAVSAIGNVKTLPSHKEITKGMSL
- a CDS encoding DEHA2G16236p (similar to uniprot|P32494 Saccharomyces cerevisiae YDR176w NGG1 general transcriptional adaptor or co-activator) produces the protein MASSETHSASTTLDDIINELKLTYDSSVGVLDGDSIRSIPSVNILLNLSKLLTKLSKDLVEVEQTDSDILKKISKNHTLDDEDDDKIDEVDIDDEHQTTKNDRLRTSSQNAADEDDEAVTLSKRRKLNTSVKVKEEEEYENEGDDKNEQEEDTKNKVHDEIEKPDDSNELVNSKDDPTPPVQIGSYTQDNDTRLKNPKSEFVTSQTLPVEAIAELGLFSEDNKGLETHGKEYLKKKYGVASYPERDLLDMLPGKIPDTDFSKNKPPTNQVQFTTYQSYIESFFRLFSNDDIKFLSEKNVIPPGLDKQSYDPNVTPYITPKLGPFYADVWAEEDASLGSKLNSPAFQQPSIDSFKPKGSIDDLDDDNLYTEEVSCGPLSNRLLSAILSTHEGRSIEEEDENNEEENPFEEDVATQLNTGEDYKLTTEVSDFHSIEERLKRELNYIGIFMNLPNCEEEAKNKLQINGRSVKKANNGSIIDSDEWIKNKEDDEVCAEIRSLQKELKEASVKNRKNKKRLIPIVEEQIAWQEYCTILDDLDKQVDQAYMKRLKAKNKKKKVETATPQQQAVNSGLRALLDKRKRWIDNIGRLFKASEIMKRVPSESVLQGESEIDEEGDDEENVDAEEAIIQK
- a CDS encoding mitochondrial 37S ribosomal protein RSM24 (similar to uniprot|Q03976 Saccharomyces cerevisiae YDR175c RSM24 component of the mitochondrial ribosomal small subunit); protein product: MYSGKNIPRALKNYSNYRVSRSYSKSESSGALYLNPHAWKGLPADRIFELHNLRKDAMGEKYNPDDEERRAILSTFTTLGKVKPTLEYAYEIDNFKERHMNNTPVNLRGLPPMKSNINVVDKGATPHEQRKIEQLHRISAYEMPLLAKFRQEYKPEPTKDSPIKLSFNSDFSDGSNSLNRKVTLSCNIEDLNLNEKQQRKFKILATNRFNHHTNSIKFSSNQHAEATQNARHLVSIFNRLLEASKDLSDDFSDIPVDTRHMHAKKAAPSFPESWKRPEDAPIARHKIIRRLVDEVKQKQDAQYINNYSP